The window AGGGTGCACTGCTGCCTTTCCCGGCAGCGACGGCGGTTCCGCCCAAGAGCGCCGGGTGCGTCTCGATTGTGCGTGACATCATCACGGACCAAAACACCGTCTACTTCGCCAACTCCGGCGACGGCGGAGGCTGCTTTGACGGCACGTGGGCCGCGGACCTCACCAGCGGCGCGCTGAAGTGGAAGAACAACTGCCTCGGTGCCACGGAAGCAATCGCCCTCGTTGGAGGCTGGCTCTACAAGGGCTCGCATGCCCACGACTGCAGCAGCGAGGGAGACTTCCCCCAGGTTGGCAACCGCTACTTGCTGGTACAGCGCCCCGACAACGGAAAGCTGGCTGGCTGGTACCCGCAGACAAATGCGGCGGGAGTGACCAAGGTTGGTCCTTTCGCCATGGCCACCGATGGCAAACAGCTCTGGGTTGGTGGAGATTTCACCACGGTCAACGGGGCCGTCCAGCAGGGCGTGACGAGGTTCCAGGCAGATCCGGAAACAGCCCCGACACGACCCTTGACTCCGTCGGCCTCAAGCACCCGCCCGGGCCAAGTCAAGGTCACCTTCAAGGCTACGACCGATAAGGACGATGAAAACCTGACCTACAACCTCTACCGGGCAGGAAGCACTCAGCCGATCCTGACGCAGGTCATCCGGTCCCGGTTCTGGGACATCCCGACGCTGACATTCATTGACAAGAATCTCACCCCGGGTACACAAGCGGCCTACCGGATCGAAGCATCCGACGGTACCGTCGCGGTCCAGTCCTACTGGACGCCGTATGTCACTGTTGCCTCACAGTCCGCAAGCTATCAGGACACCGTGAAGGGCGACGGCGCCGGCAGCTTCTGGCGCTTTGAGGAGACCAGCGGAACGACGGCGGCAGATTCCGCCGGCAGCAACACCGGAACCTACCGGACCATGAACCTGGGCGGGCCCGGGATCCTGGCCAGCACCACGTCCGTTGATCTGACGGACAGCAACAGCAGCATGGCGAGCAGCGTGTCCCAGACCGGTCCGCAGACCTTCTCCCTGGAATCCTGGATCAAGACCACCACCACCTCCGGCGGACGGATCGTCGGCTTCGGTAACAGCCAGGCGGACCAGAGTGGCAGTTACGACCGCCACATCTTCATGCAGAACGACGGCAGGGTGGTCTTCGGTGTATGGACCGGCTCAGCCACGACGGTCACCAGCGGCTCCGCACTTAACGACGGGAAATGGCATCACGTCGTCGCCACCATGGTGCCGGGGCGTTCCGAACTGTTCGTGGACGGCGTCAGTCAAGGCACCAATACCCCGGCGGCTGCGCAGGGATACGCTGGTTACTGGCGGGTGGGAGCGGACAACCTCAACGGCTGGCCGAATCAGCCCGCATCGCGTGCCATGGTGGGCAGCGTTGACGAAGTGGCCGTCTACCCGATCCAGCTGACCTCCTCGGACGTCCAGTGGCACTACAACCTCGGCAGCGCCAATCAGGCCCCGGTTGCTTCCTTCAGCCAAGCGTGCACGGGGCTAAGCTGCGGGTTCGATGCCTCCGCCTCATCCGATCCCGACGGCACTGTTTCGGAAATGGCGTGGGATTTCGGCGACGGACAGACCGACGTCGGCACCACGCCGTCGCACGCGTACGCAACAGCCGGGACCTTTCAGGTCCGGCTGACCGTGACCGACAACCTTGGCTCGAGCAGCAGCGTCACGCAACCGGTCACAGTCACGGCTCCGAACGAAGCGCCGGTGGCTGCGCTGACCGCCTCGTGCGATGCGCTCAGTTGTGCCTTTGACGCGTCGACCTCGTCGGATCCGGACGGAAGTGTCACCTCGTGGCAGTGGGACTTTGGCGACGGGGCGACGGGCACCGGCAAGACCGTGACCCATGCCTACACCACGGCTGGGAGCTATGACGTCAAGCTCACGGTGACCGATGACAAGGGCGCTACAGCCGAAGCAACCCGGGGCGTCACTCCCGAGGCCGCTCCCGCTGGTTCGGTGCTCGCCAAGGACACTTTCGCCCGGGTTATCGCACAGGGTCTGGGCACGGCCGATACCGGGGGAGCCTGGACAGTGCTGGGTTCGGCCAGCCGGTATTCTGTTTCCGGCGGGGTCGGCAAGTGGATCATGCTGGGGCCGGGGAACGCGCCGGGCGCCTATCTGAAGAATGTCACGGCAACCGATACAGATCTCTCGTTCAAAGTCTCACTCGATAAGCCGGCCACCGGCGGTGGAGTCTACCTGGCCGCTGTGGGACGTTCGGTTGCCAACCAGGGCGAGTACCGTGCCAAGGTCCGGTTCACCTCGGCGGGGAAGATGACCTTCGCCATTGTCAGGACCACCGCGGCCGGTGCCGAGACATACCTGACGCCGGAAACCGTCATCGCAGGGCTGACCGGAACCAACAGCCAGCAGCTCGGGGTCCGTGTCCAGGTCACGGGTCAGGGGACCACCGCCATCAAGGCAAAACTGTGGGCAACCAGCGGTGCGGAACCGGGTGCATGGCAGCTTGAGGCCACCGACACCACGGCCGCACTGCAAGCGCCCGGCTACACGGGTGTGCGGGCACAGCTATCAGGTTCAGCATCAAACCCTCCCGTTACGGCCCGGGTGTCCGATTTCTCCCTGACGACTCCGCGTTGAGAAAGGACCGGACCGTGCAAGCTTCCATTGATGCCCGCGGAGCCGGCGCCCACGGTTGGCGTCCGGTGCCGATTAATGCGGACGCACGCGGTCCGGTGACGGGTGCGGGGCTCGGCGGCGGGCCGGTAATTTTCCCGGCCAGCCGCCGACCCGGCGGGTATTTGGCCCGAACCAGGGGTCGTTATGAGGCCCTTGGGCGAGCGACGACGACGTGCGGGCGCCCCGGTACCCCCGAACGCACGCCCTACAGAGGGGCAGAACGCCTTGTTCCCTAGCAAACTATCTCAGAACGTGCCCCCGAGCCGGGCCCTGTCACGGCGCCAGCTGCTGACGGCCCTGGGAACCGGGGCGCTGCTCACTGCCTGTGGCGGAGCTGAAGTGCCGAACAGCGAAGGGGCCCGCGCCGGCGGGTCACCGCCGGCAGCGCGGGTGCACACACTCACGGACCTCATGTCCACAACGCCGTTTTACATCGCCCACCGCGGGTCGGGTGACAATTGGACCGAACACACAGCCGAGGCCTATTCACACGCCCTTCAATCCGGTGCGAAGGCAATTGAGGTCTCCGTCTCCGCCACGAGTGACGGAGTCCTCGTCTGCCATCACGACCTCAGTACCGAACGGATGACGGGCCGGAACCTGCTGATCAGCGAGGTGACTTTTGAGGAACTCGGGACCTTGCGCAATGACTCGCGGTCCTGGATCGGGCCGAAGGCACCGCTCGCGACCATTCCACGACTCAAGGATGTGCTGGATGCGCACGCAGCCACCAGCGTCATTTTCCTTGAGGACAAGCAAGGTACGAATACCACGGCCCTCTTGGATCTTATGGACAGCTATCCAAATTCCAGAGAGCACTTTGTGTGGAAGCAGACCGCGGCCGCCAAACACCTTGCGGAGGCCAAAGCGCGGGGATATAAGGCGTGGGGCTACTTTGTTGACAACGTCCAGATCCGGTTTGCGGACTTCGCGGCGGGCTTTGATTTTCTGGGCATTTATCACGGCGCCTCCGACGAGGAGATTAAGGCCCTCGTTGCCTACGGTAAGCCGGTGATCTGCTGGGAGATCCATACCCGGTGGATGCGCGAACGGGTGAGGGCACTGGGCGTCGCGGGGCTTATGTGTTCGAACTTTCCCTACGCCGCCGGCAACAACCCAATCAACACGCGGGACGATTTCGCATCCGGTGTTCGGGCCGCCGGAGATTTGCCCTGGATCCTGGCGCCGAGCTACCAGCCCACGCTGCAGCCGGAGTTTTCCTCCGTCAGCCTGAACAATGAGGCCAGCTCCAGCTACACGCTCGGATCCATGTGCCCCGTAACAAAGGACACCTACTCGCTTTCTTTTGACATGAGGTGGCCGATGGCTGTTCCGGACAAGAGCGGCTCCGCCGGAATCGCGTTCGGCCAGGCCGATGATCAGCCGTACCGCCCCACCGTGCCAGCCACGGTGGCCGGCTACCACGTCAGCATTGATAAGGCGGGCACCCTGCGGCTCTTCGCCCGGGAAGCTGGATCGCTGGACGGGGAGCTGCTGGGCGAGGCTCGATCGGATGCGCCCGAGGCAGGTGTGTGGATGCGGTTCCGGGTGGATGTCAGCCCTCGGGAGATCACCTTTGCCCGGCTCGACGGGAAGGAGACCCGCGCAGTAGCGCGCACTGCGTCCTACCGGGGCGGTTACTTCGGGCTCACCAAGAACTATCAAGGAAAGCAGCCGGTAGAGTTCCGGCAGGTTGAGGTCGGCTGAAGGGAGCTTCCCGCCCCGGACATGTCAGGGGCGAGGAGCTCCCTTGTGCGCAACGACATCGCCGTAGATGGCTTCAAGGGCGTCCAAGTTGGCCGTCGGAGTGAAGTGGGAGAGGTAGTCCACTCGGGCTGCCGCCCCGAGCCGCACGGAGACTGCAGGGTCACTGATCTCTTGCAGCACCCGACGCAAGGACAGCGGATCCCCGGGCTGGAAGGTGAAGCCGTTCTGGCCATTGCGGACCAGTTCCGGAAACACTCCCTGATTCGGCACCACCGCGGGAACGCCATGGGCAAACGCTTCCACTACGCTCAGTCCGAAAGTCTCAAACGCTTTCGACGAATTGACAAGATAGCGGGCATTCAACAGTAATTCCAGGGCCGCGGGGCGGTCCAGCGAACCGAGAAAACGGACGGAGTTGCCGTGCCGGGCTGCTTGCTCTTCCAGTTTTTGGCGCAGCGGGCCGTCACCGGCAATCATCAAGGTCCCAAGCGAGGGGTCCCAGGCCTCGATGAGGGTTGCGACGCCTTTCTCCACGGAGAGCCGTCCGAGGTAGAGCCCATAGGTTCCTTCTCCCTCCCGGACTCGGGAAGGGGTCGGAATGAAATGGGGCTTTATGGTGATTTGTTCGGCCGGTAAACCAGCCTCCGTCATGATCCCTTGGGCAAATTTGCTCATCACGATGAAGCGCTTGACGCCCCGCTGCCAGGTTCCCAGGGCGCGGTGCGCTCCAATCGATAAAGCCAGCGGAGCGGTGGCGACGCGACTATTGCGGTAACACGCATGTGTGAGCGCCGGCAGCGGTGAGCCGTGGAGGCACTCGAAACAGGGACCGCCGTCGCGCAACAGCGTTCCGGCAGCGCACACAAGGCGGTAGTTGTGGAGGGTCGCAACGACTGGAACATGAGATTGGCGGGCGGCGGCCAAAATAGACGGACTGATCAGCGGAAAAGAATTATGCAGATGGATAACGTCGAAATCTTGCCGCCGCAGTTCATTCATCATCGCTAATTGATCCTGCAGTGACCACGTGACCCGCAGCGGCAGCTCTGCTTTACGGGCGACCGACATGCCGGAAATGTCGTCACTGCGGCGGATATATTCGGCCACCTCATGCCCGGCATCCTTAAGCAGTTTGCGCTCCTGCTCCACTACCATGTCCTCTCCGCTAGGATGATCCGAACGGTAGCGGTTGTGGACCAATAAGATGCGCAAATGGTTCCGTTCGTTAGGCGGGCTGAATTAGCTCGCATGCTACCGGATCCGATCGGTTCTTGCTAGAGAAGGATGTCGACGTGATCCGTGGTGAATTCGGATATCCGATTGCCTTGCTGCTCGCCGTTTCATTGGTGCTGAGCGGCTGCAGCGGGGCCGTTTCGACGAGTCCGCCGGAAGTCCCGGCAACAACCACTCCGGTGGCGACCGATGCAGGACCACGGGCCACCGAAACCAGCAGTGCTCCGGCAGCACCCTGCACCGTTACGGTGGAACCCGGAGCAGACCTGGATGCTGCGGTGAATGATCAACCGGAGGGGGCTGTCATTTGCCTGGCTTCTGGGCTCTTTAGAGTGGCCCGGACCGTGAGGCCCAAAGCTTCACAAACTCTCCGAGGCAGTGAGAATACGGTGCTGAGCGGAGACATCCCGGTAGAGCGCTGGAAACCGGACGGGGCGATGTGGTCCGCCCGAGGCTATCTCCCTCCAGATTATGAGAAGACCGGGCAGTGTGAGGACACTGAAGCCAATCCGTGCCAGGTCGCCGAGGACCTCTTTGTGGATGGAAAACCGGTACGGCGCGTCATGAAGAAAAACGCCGTCGACGCCACGACCTTTTATGCGGACTACGCTGCCGATGTCATTTACCTCGGCCAAAATCCGGCGGGCCGGGCTGCGACGCTGGCCCGCACCAGAACGGCAGTGACCTCCAGTGCGCCAGGAGTGGTCATTGAGCACCTGACCATTCGGGGATTTGCCAATCTGCCCCAGCAGGGTGCGTTAGTGATCGGGGGCAAGGACTGGACCGTCCGCGATTCCACCATCACGTCAAATCACGGGGTCGGGGTCATGATCGCACAGGCGGACAATGCGCGTGTCACGGGCAACGATATTAGGGAAAACGGGCAGCTGGGTTTAGGTCAATACCGCTCTCAGAATGGCCGCATTGACAACAACAGGATTACTAACAACAACACTGCAGAATTTTGGCGTGCCGACTGGGAAGCGGGAGGTATTAAGGTCACCAGATCGTCCTCAACCATCAGCAACAATGACGTTTCGGACAACCTTGGCGTTGGCATCTGGATTGACCTTGCAGGTGACCGCGTGGCCATTACTGACAACACGATAGGGGGAAATGCGGCTTGTGGCGTCCGTTACGAGATCAGCCGCAACGGGCGCATTGCCGGCAACACCGTCACCGGCAACGGACTCGCCCTCAAGCGTGGCGCTGGAACCGGCCTGCTGACCGGGGCGGGCATCACCGTGAACACCAGCAGCGCTGTGACCATTGAGCACAATGACGTCGCAGGCAATCTCAACGGAATCGGGATCCAAGCCCGCCCGAGGGGTGACGGTCCGTGGGGCGAATACGTGCTCGAAAATGTGATGGTCGCGGATAATCTCGTTGACCTGCGGGGCCCGGACACCGCGACTACCGGCTATGTTGAGTCCGGTTCGCCAACGCTTCCACCGGGCCCCGGCAGCGTCAGATTTCAGAACAATCGATACGTCCTTCCGGATCCCGCAGCACCCAGATTCAAATTCAAGGGTGATTCCCTGAATTTTGCGGGTTGGCAGGGGGCCGGCAATGACACCGTGGGGGCAGTCACCCCGGCCTGAGGAAACACACCTCACCGCGACGCCGCCTTACAGTAGTCAGAGGGTGATGTCAACGACCGATGGGTGCTGTTGTGCAACGAGTTTGCGCTAGAGTGTGCAACCGTAATGCCGTTCGTGTGCTCGGGGCGCGGTTTTCGCTGGGGGAGTCGCGCCCGAGCCCGAAGTTCGGACTCGCCAACAGGAAGAAAACTTCTTATGAAGGTCCCCCCTCCGATGTTCATTTTCAACCACAAATCTCCTCGTCCCCGACCCAGTCTCCGCGCTCTTGCCGTGGCATCGGTTGCGGCTGTGTTCAGCCTCGGATTTATTGCCCCGTCCACCGCAGCCACCCCCGTCGTGGATGCCACCGTCGCCGCCGGCGCCTCGATTCAAGCGGTCATTAACGGCGCACCGGAAGGTGCCCGCATCGGGCTGTCGGCTGGCACATACCGGCTTAGCAGCCCCATCAGTCCCAAACGAGGTCAGAAACTGCTCGCACTGGGCGGCGCAGGGACCGCTGTCATCAAGGGCTCGAATGTTGTGACCGGATGGCTTAAAGATGGCTCAAATGCCCGCTGGTACAAGAACGGGCTGCTGCCCGCAGCCTACGCGGACCCGGGCCAGTGCGAAGTGAACAGCGGCGCGGCTGCCAATCCGTGCCAGAAGCGGGAGCAGGTGTACCGGAACGGTGTTGCGCTGACCCGTGCGATGCAACTCTCCGATCTCCGCGCGAACGGCTTCTACCAGGACTACCAGAGCAACCGCACGTGGCTGGGCAGCGATCCCGCCAATACGACCACCGAGATTGCCCGGACACCTCACGCCATCAACTCCGGGGCCTACGGGGTCACCCTGAGTGGCCTGACATTCACCAACTTTGCCACCCCGTCCCAAAAAGGTGCCGTCATGGCTGGCGGCGCCAACTGGGTCATCGAGGGCTGCGTCTTCAAGCGTAACCACGGTATTGGGCTGCAACTTTCCAACGCGGACAGGGCTGTCGTCCGGAACAACACCATGATTGAAAATGGCCAGCTTGGTATGGCACATTACTCCTCCGACAACACCGTGGTGGAAAACAATGAAATTGCCCGGAACAATACCGGCGGTTACTGGGGGGCCGACTGGGAAGCTGGAGGATTCAAGAGCACCTACTCCAACGGTGTGATGCTTCGCGGCAACAACGTCCACGATAATCGGGGCACAGGTGTTTGGTTTGATATCAGCAATATCAATGTCAACATTCTCGGGAATTCCATCAACACGAATTACGCAGATGGAATCCGTTATGAGATCAGCTACAAGGCGCTCATCAGCGACAACAGGCTGACTGGCAACGGATACGGGTTGGCGACCGGCGGAGGACGCGGAATGGACTACTCGCTGTACGCCGTAGCCGCCATCAATGTCAACTCCTCACCTGATGTGGAGATCAGGCAGAACGTCCTCGGAAAAAACCAGAACGGCATCACCGCCCAGATGCGAAGCCGGGGCAGCGGTACCTATGGCGCCTACGACCTGCACAACCTCTACGTCCACCACAACGACGTTACCCTCGCCACGGGAAGCCGGACAGGCGAAGGCGTTCAGGGATTGGGCACCTTGTCTCCGGTTTCGCCGACAACGTACTACACCGCGAAGAACAACCGCTTCGACTACAACACGTACCGGATGGACGCCACGAGCGCCAAGCGCTTCTCGTGGAACAAGTCCTACATCACGTTCGCCTCCCTTCAGGCCGCCGGTCAGGAGCGCAACGGACGGGTAGTTCCAGCCACGTAACTCCGCTGCTGGCCTCTGCGGCGGGAGCGCGATCGCACCCGCCGCAGAAGCCGGTGTGGGGTGGGCAATCCTTCATATCTTGCCTCGTGAATGCCGAGAAACGCTCGCATGTGTGATCTGCGTCATCTATCATGACAGCACAGATCGTGTGGAGCCCTTATGACCGGGGTCCGGACATTTGCCGTTCATCATCGTTCGAGACTTCGGGGGACCATGTGGCTAAACGCGCGCTTATTACCGGTATTACGGGCCAGGACGGTTCGTACCTGGCCGAACTCCTCCTCATGAAGGGCTACGAGGTCCACGGCCTTATTCGGAGGGCGTCCACCTTTAACACAGTACGGATAGAGCACCTGTATGTTGATCCACACGAGCCGGATGCGAGGCTCTTCCTCCACTACGGGGATCTGAGTGACGGAGCCCGGCTCGTCACGCTGATCGCGAAAATTAAACCCGACGAGGTATACAACCTGGCAGCCCAATCGCACGTCCGGGTCTCTTTTGACGAACCGGAACACACGGCCGACACCACCGGCGTCGGCTCCGTGCGCATGCTCGAAGCTGTGCGCCTGGCGGGAATTGAAACCCGCTATTACCAGGCATCCTCGTCGGAGATGTTCGGCGCTACGCCGCCGCCACAAAGCGAGGACACACCGTTCTACCCGCGCTCCCCCTACGGAGCTGCAAAGGTTTACAGCTACTGGATGACCAAGAATTATCGGGAAGCCTACGGCATGTACGCTGTCAACGGCGTGCTGTTTAACCACGAGTCACCCCGACGCGGTGAAACCTTCGTTACGCGCAAAATTACCAGGGCCGTGGCAGCCATCAGCGCCGGGCTTCAAGACACCCTGTACATGGGCAATCTCGACGCGGTCCGGGACTGGGGATACGCAGCCGAATATGTCGAAGGCATGTGGAGAATGCTGCAGGCCGAGGAACCTGACGACTTCGTCCTCGCGACGGGTGCCGCCTACACGGTTCGTGACTTCCTGGAGATTTCCTTTACCCACGCCGGCCTCAACTGGGAAGACCACGTCGAGTTCGACGAGCGCTATCTCCGTCCTACGGAAGTGGACGCGCTCGTGGGCGATGCGTCCAAGGCACGGGAGAAGCTCGGGT is drawn from Micrococcaceae bacterium Sec5.8 and contains these coding sequences:
- a CDS encoding glycerophosphodiester phosphodiesterase, with the translated sequence MPPSRALSRRQLLTALGTGALLTACGGAEVPNSEGARAGGSPPAARVHTLTDLMSTTPFYIAHRGSGDNWTEHTAEAYSHALQSGAKAIEVSVSATSDGVLVCHHDLSTERMTGRNLLISEVTFEELGTLRNDSRSWIGPKAPLATIPRLKDVLDAHAATSVIFLEDKQGTNTTALLDLMDSYPNSREHFVWKQTAAAKHLAEAKARGYKAWGYFVDNVQIRFADFAAGFDFLGIYHGASDEEIKALVAYGKPVICWEIHTRWMRERVRALGVAGLMCSNFPYAAGNNPINTRDDFASGVRAAGDLPWILAPSYQPTLQPEFSSVSLNNEASSSYTLGSMCPVTKDTYSLSFDMRWPMAVPDKSGSAGIAFGQADDQPYRPTVPATVAGYHVSIDKAGTLRLFAREAGSLDGELLGEARSDAPEAGVWMRFRVDVSPREITFARLDGKETRAVARTASYRGGYFGLTKNYQGKQPVEFRQVEVG
- the gmd gene encoding GDP-mannose 4,6-dehydratase, giving the protein MAKRALITGITGQDGSYLAELLLMKGYEVHGLIRRASTFNTVRIEHLYVDPHEPDARLFLHYGDLSDGARLVTLIAKIKPDEVYNLAAQSHVRVSFDEPEHTADTTGVGSVRMLEAVRLAGIETRYYQASSSEMFGATPPPQSEDTPFYPRSPYGAAKVYSYWMTKNYREAYGMYAVNGVLFNHESPRRGETFVTRKITRAVAAISAGLQDTLYMGNLDAVRDWGYAAEYVEGMWRMLQAEEPDDFVLATGAAYTVRDFLEISFTHAGLNWEDHVEFDERYLRPTEVDALVGDASKAREKLGWKATVETPELARLMVDADMEALKHPGGWIDTVDLGSWGSRDA
- a CDS encoding right-handed parallel beta-helix repeat-containing protein; protein product: MIRGEFGYPIALLLAVSLVLSGCSGAVSTSPPEVPATTTPVATDAGPRATETSSAPAAPCTVTVEPGADLDAAVNDQPEGAVICLASGLFRVARTVRPKASQTLRGSENTVLSGDIPVERWKPDGAMWSARGYLPPDYEKTGQCEDTEANPCQVAEDLFVDGKPVRRVMKKNAVDATTFYADYAADVIYLGQNPAGRAATLARTRTAVTSSAPGVVIEHLTIRGFANLPQQGALVIGGKDWTVRDSTITSNHGVGVMIAQADNARVTGNDIRENGQLGLGQYRSQNGRIDNNRITNNNTAEFWRADWEAGGIKVTRSSSTISNNDVSDNLGVGIWIDLAGDRVAITDNTIGGNAACGVRYEISRNGRIAGNTVTGNGLALKRGAGTGLLTGAGITVNTSSAVTIEHNDVAGNLNGIGIQARPRGDGPWGEYVLENVMVADNLVDLRGPDTATTGYVESGSPTLPPGPGSVRFQNNRYVLPDPAAPRFKFKGDSLNFAGWQGAGNDTVGAVTPA
- a CDS encoding PKD domain-containing protein, with the protein product MYTRHILRPAGVVAALLLLLGGLVSPAFARETALSATSSPMWQTNNTVRALAYAKGKVFIGGEFTAVRPPGAAAGTQETSRTYLAVVDAASGNLLSFAPQPNGKVWSLAASEDQSRVYVGGDFTQIAGQSRQRIAAIDTNTLTLVSNFRPNVSYRVATIAAQGTKVFFGGSFGAVSGAVRNRLAAVQASDGALLPWNPNANFDVKVVRPAPDGSKVYVGGAFDTLGGLPSWAVGLVDSAEGALLPFPAATAVPPKSAGCVSIVRDIITDQNTVYFANSGDGGGCFDGTWAADLTSGALKWKNNCLGATEAIALVGGWLYKGSHAHDCSSEGDFPQVGNRYLLVQRPDNGKLAGWYPQTNAAGVTKVGPFAMATDGKQLWVGGDFTTVNGAVQQGVTRFQADPETAPTRPLTPSASSTRPGQVKVTFKATTDKDDENLTYNLYRAGSTQPILTQVIRSRFWDIPTLTFIDKNLTPGTQAAYRIEASDGTVAVQSYWTPYVTVASQSASYQDTVKGDGAGSFWRFEETSGTTAADSAGSNTGTYRTMNLGGPGILASTTSVDLTDSNSSMASSVSQTGPQTFSLESWIKTTTTSGGRIVGFGNSQADQSGSYDRHIFMQNDGRVVFGVWTGSATTVTSGSALNDGKWHHVVATMVPGRSELFVDGVSQGTNTPAAAQGYAGYWRVGADNLNGWPNQPASRAMVGSVDEVAVYPIQLTSSDVQWHYNLGSANQAPVASFSQACTGLSCGFDASASSDPDGTVSEMAWDFGDGQTDVGTTPSHAYATAGTFQVRLTVTDNLGSSSSVTQPVTVTAPNEAPVAALTASCDALSCAFDASTSSDPDGSVTSWQWDFGDGATGTGKTVTHAYTTAGSYDVKLTVTDDKGATAEATRGVTPEAAPAGSVLAKDTFARVIAQGLGTADTGGAWTVLGSASRYSVSGGVGKWIMLGPGNAPGAYLKNVTATDTDLSFKVSLDKPATGGGVYLAAVGRSVANQGEYRAKVRFTSAGKMTFAIVRTTAAGAETYLTPETVIAGLTGTNSQQLGVRVQVTGQGTTAIKAKLWATSGAEPGAWQLEATDTTAALQAPGYTGVRAQLSGSASNPPVTARVSDFSLTTPR
- a CDS encoding glycosyltransferase family 4 protein → MVVEQERKLLKDAGHEVAEYIRRSDDISGMSVARKAELPLRVTWSLQDQLAMMNELRRQDFDVIHLHNSFPLISPSILAAARQSHVPVVATLHNYRLVCAAGTLLRDGGPCFECLHGSPLPALTHACYRNSRVATAPLALSIGAHRALGTWQRGVKRFIVMSKFAQGIMTEAGLPAEQITIKPHFIPTPSRVREGEGTYGLYLGRLSVEKGVATLIEAWDPSLGTLMIAGDGPLRQKLEEQAARHGNSVRFLGSLDRPAALELLLNARYLVNSSKAFETFGLSVVEAFAHGVPAVVPNQGVFPELVRNGQNGFTFQPGDPLSLRRVLQEISDPAVSVRLGAAARVDYLSHFTPTANLDALEAIYGDVVAHKGAPRP
- a CDS encoding right-handed parallel beta-helix repeat-containing protein; the encoded protein is MDATVAAGASIQAVINGAPEGARIGLSAGTYRLSSPISPKRGQKLLALGGAGTAVIKGSNVVTGWLKDGSNARWYKNGLLPAAYADPGQCEVNSGAAANPCQKREQVYRNGVALTRAMQLSDLRANGFYQDYQSNRTWLGSDPANTTTEIARTPHAINSGAYGVTLSGLTFTNFATPSQKGAVMAGGANWVIEGCVFKRNHGIGLQLSNADRAVVRNNTMIENGQLGMAHYSSDNTVVENNEIARNNTGGYWGADWEAGGFKSTYSNGVMLRGNNVHDNRGTGVWFDISNINVNILGNSINTNYADGIRYEISYKALISDNRLTGNGYGLATGGGRGMDYSLYAVAAINVNSSPDVEIRQNVLGKNQNGITAQMRSRGSGTYGAYDLHNLYVHHNDVTLATGSRTGEGVQGLGTLSPVSPTTYYTAKNNRFDYNTYRMDATSAKRFSWNKSYITFASLQAAGQERNGRVVPAT